From a single Scylla paramamosain isolate STU-SP2022 chromosome 28, ASM3559412v1, whole genome shotgun sequence genomic region:
- the LOC135114653 gene encoding retinitis pigmentosa 1-like 1 protein isoform X3: MDSSEPPPPLSAEEESAVAQDEMNADETDLNKLEETEAAVMSLLASEADNDEAIEQSQALLTVSESYSGIGDSDEFPVKEASSRTSPQDSESGMVDAAFNEATVKLSEGLSSLVSYSSSSAEVSASEDNGQDDPENDADEAAPRVEGTVQFVEAAESGSEKLAEEVQQESSLVSPGEVLAAAADALASAADIEQVHVEEAEAVDNMAAALVKASSSMALNTDLATMDVEEPAITEVMNSDQEEKTDVQTPVFAEEGNVTQAHPAQEREASTEECVQESKDEVESLQNLAKETVQEELVTAFDEETQAAEKKDEVDFKKGSLETENAPEFVKESKIQKSPQDTEHESFADPGQASVPKESADIDTEVQMKKDAVENPPAEYTPSVIDSTQTAKLSPENLDMNPTEKELVSHEKDVNKGKGIKRSLEEDTEEPVESHEMQEEKRLRKSEQAMSPSPQTQVEREEQEEEQDTLQEEEAEPMETEAPQELEPESSTKTQAFDLSVIAKADDGSREGEGEEVGEDEGEKKDNDIQEKDKDDGKEDEESSTPSRKRKKKKRSYERPRGEGGKFMKEKPDPSMLDEETRMDYNLPQDEDSQGSASRREVRRFRCEVIVPESTEVFTAEKVVEYVWPLEGVGEHYFIQEQISQYLGIMSFKRRYPDLRRRPIDMQERDYLKEKGLVSDMACDLGLTAVRSEDVLDVMFNDFPAKFEELQRLLRERKENEMRERGKVNYSMANIDKSKMQEYGRKAAADAARWNANFNKEKREERRYSFDLQTFTLQMPAGRGKKLPPAYTKIGFYPVAVLPGQFTNHYREYSSQALKTMPLTTIMSAPVIADQLGSDGGSSDSEDETCDTQRAVLDDNGKEEKGGDGPRCKVCNGTKNRNKGGKPEPLIICGSCKSASHPTCIDLTLVMVPKIESYNWQCMDCKTCVTCNDPDDEDKMIFCDMCDRGYHIYCVGLRRVPNGRWHCKECAMCSSCGSKTPAGNEHLKNAEWQHEFKKDKDNKQLRYATTLCVPCDKYWKRRQFCYVCLKVYRSIPEDGMVRCSNCPKYIHREVCSTMYENERFCINCFKMRNSTALNHSRIIAAAKKKMASGY; the protein is encoded by the exons ATGGATTCCTCAgagccacctccaccactgtcAGCAGAGGAAGAGTCTGCTGTTGCTCAGGATGAAATGAATGCAGATGAAACAGACTTAAATAAATTAGAAGAAACTGAAGCTGCTGTAATGTCTCTTCTTGCTTCTGAAGCTGATAATGATGAAGCCATTGAACAAAGTCAAGCTTTGCTTACTGTTAGTGAATCATATTCTGGTATAGGGGATTCTGATGAATTCCCTGTCAAAGAAGCATCATCAAGAACTTCACCACAAGACAGTGAATCAGGGATGGTTGATGCAGCATTTAATGAAGCTACTGTAAAACTGTCTGAGGGACTCTCATCTTTGGTATCTTACTCTTCATCCTCAGCTGAAGTTTCAGCCTCAGAAGATAATGGTCAAGATGATCCAGAAAACGATGCGGATGAAGCTGCACCTCGTGTTGAAGGTACTGTCCAGTTTGTTGAAGCAGCAGAGTCAGGATCTGAGAAGCTGGCAGAGGAGGTCCAGCAGGAAAGTTCTTTGGTATCCCCAGGGGAAGTGTTGGCTGCAGCAGCAGATGCCCTTGCTAGTGCAGCAGACATTGAGCAGGTACATGTGGAGGAAGCAGAAGCTGTTGATAATATGGCAGCAGCACTTGTCAAGGCTAGTTCAAGTATGGCTCTGAACACAGACCTGGCCACCATGGATGTGGAGGAACCAGCCATTACGGAGGTGATGAACAGTGATCAAGAAGAAAAGACTGATGTCCAGACTCCAGTCTTTGCAGAGGAAGGCAATGTTACACAAGCCCATCCTGCACAGGAAAGAGAGGCTAGTACTGAAGAGTGTGTTCAAGAATCTAAAG ATGAAGTGGAAAGTTTGCAAAACCTGGCAAAGGAAACTGTCCAAGAAGAATTAGTGACTGCCTTTGATGAGGAGACCCAAGCTgcagagaagaaggatgaagtgGATTTCAAGAAGGGTAGCCTTGAGACAGAAAATGCACCTGAATTTGTTAAAGAGTCAAAGATACAAAAATCTCCCCAAGACACAGAACATGAAAGCTTTGCAGATCCTGGACAAGCTTCTGTTCCTAAAGAAAGTGCTGATATTGATACTGAAGTGCAGATGAAAAAGGATGCCGTGGAGAATCCACCAGCTGAATATACTCCCTCTGTCATAGATTCCACACAGACTGCTAAATTATCACCTGAAAATCTTGATATGAATCCTACTGAAAAGGAGCTGGTGTCTCATGAAAAAGATGTGAATAaggggaaaggaataaagagatcACTTGAAGAAGATACAGAAGAGCCTGTGGAAAGCCATGAAatgcaggaagagaaaagattacGAAAGAGTGAGCAGGCAATGAGTCCCTCTCCACAGAcacaggtggagagggaggagcaagaggaggaacaagacacactacaggaagaagaagcagagccAATGGAAACAGAGGCACCTCAGGAATTGGAACCAGAAAGCAGCaccaaaacacaggcatttgaTCTTTCAGTTATTGCAAAAGCTGATGATGGTAGccgagaaggtgaaggagaagaggtgggagaagatgaaggtgagaaaaaagataatgatattcaagagaaggacaaggatgatggtaaagaagatgaagagtcATCAACTCCatcaagaaagaggaagaagaaaaagagatccTACGAAAGACCAAGAGGAGAAGGGGGCAAATTCATGAAGGAGAAACCAG ACCCTTCAATGCTAGATGAGGAGACACGAATGGACTACAATCTGCCACAAGATGAGGACTCGCAGGGCTCGGCTTCCAGGAGAGAAGTACGCAGGTTCCGGTGTGAAGTCATCGTCCCAGAGAG CACGGAGGTGTTCACTGCAGAGAAGGTGGTTGAGTATGTGTGGCCACTGGAGGGTGTTGGGGAACACTACTTCATTCAGGAACAGATTTCACAGTACCTGGGCATCATGTCTTTTAAGCGACGGTACCCTGATCTGCGCCGTCGGCCCATTGACATGCAGGAAAGGGACTACCTTAAGGAAAAAGGCCTGGTGTCTGACATGGCATGTGACTTAG gACTGACAGCAGTAAGAAGTGAGGATGTTCTGGATGTCATGTTTAATGATTTTCCTGCAAAGTTTGAGGAACTTCAGCGTCTTTTGCGAGAACGTAAGGAGAacgaaatgagggagagaggaaaag TGAACTACTCCATGGCCAACATTGACAAGTCCAAGATGCAGGAGTATGGGAGAAaagctgctgctgatgctgctcgCTGGAATGCCAATTTcaacaaggagaaaagagaagaacggAG ATACAGCTTTGATCTTCAGACATTCACACTGCAGATGCCAGCAGGCCGAGGAAAGAAGCTTCCTCCAGCATACACCAAGATTGGCTTTTATCCGGTTGCTGTCCTCCCGGGCCAGTTCACCAACCACTATAGAGA gTATTCCTCCCAGGCCCTGAAGACCATGCCCCTGACTACCATCATGTCAGCCCCAGTTATTGCAGATCAGCTGGGCTCTGATGGTGGCAGCTCAGACTCAGAGGATGAAACCTGTGATACTCAGAG GGCCGTGCTGGATGAtaatgggaaggaggagaagggaggcgATGGACCACGCTGCAAGGTTTGCAATGGCACCAAGAACCGCAACAAGGGTGGCAAGCCTGAGCCTCTCATCATTTGTGGCAGCTGCAAATCAGCAA GTCATCCGACCTGCATTGACCTGACTCTGGTGATGGTGCCCAAGATTGAGTCATACAACTGGCAGTGCATGGACTGTAAGACTTGTGTTACTTGCAATGATCCAGATGATGAAGACAAGATGATCTTCTGTGACATGTGTGACCGAGG GTACCATATTTATTGTGTAGGGCTGAGGCGGGTTCCTAATGGCCGCTGGCACTGCAAGGAGTGTGCCATGTGTTCATCATGTGGTTCCAAGACACCTGCTGGCAATGAGCATCTCAAGAATGCAGAGTGGCAGCATGAG TTCAAGAAGGACAAGGACAACAAGCAGCTGAGGTACGCCACAACATTGTGTGTTCCCTGCGACAAGTACTGGAAGAGGCGGCAGTTCTGCTACGTGTGCCTCAAAGTGTACAGAAGCATTCCGGAGGATGGGATGGTGCGCTGCTCCAACTGTCCCAAATATATACATAGAGAAG tctGTTCAACCATGTATGAAAATGAACGTTTTTGCATCAACTGC
- the LOC135114653 gene encoding retinitis pigmentosa 1-like 1 protein isoform X1 produces the protein MRIGAAAMDSSEPPPPLSAEEESAVAQDEMNADETDLNKLEETEAAVMSLLASEADNDEAIEQSQALLTVSESYSGIGDSDEFPVKEASSRTSPQDSESGMVDAAFNEATVKLSEGLSSLVSYSSSSAEVSASEDNGQDDPENDADEAAPRVEGTVQFVEAAESGSEKLAEEVQQESSLVSPGEVLAAAADALASAADIEQVHVEEAEAVDNMAAALVKASSSMALNTDLATMDVEEPAITEVMNSDQEEKTDVQTPVFAEEGNVTQAHPAQEREASTEECVQESKDEVESLQNLAKETVQEELVTAFDEETQAAEKKDEVDFKKGSLETENAPEFVKESKIQKSPQDTEHESFADPGQASVPKESADIDTEVQMKKDAVENPPAEYTPSVIDSTQTAKLSPENLDMNPTEKELVSHEKDVNKGKGIKRSLEEDTEEPVESHEMQEEKRLRKSEQAMSPSPQTQVEREEQEEEQDTLQEEEAEPMETEAPQELEPESSTKTQAFDLSVIAKADDGSREGEGEEVGEDEGEKKDNDIQEKDKDDGKEDEESSTPSRKRKKKKRSYERPRGEGGKFMKEKPDPSMLDEETRMDYNLPQDEDSQGSASRREVRRFRCEVIVPESTEVFTAEKVVEYVWPLEGVGEHYFIQEQISQYLGIMSFKRRYPDLRRRPIDMQERDYLKEKGLVSDMACDLGLTAVRSEDVLDVMFNDFPAKFEELQRLLRERKENEMRERGKVNYSMANIDKSKMQEYGRKAAADAARWNANFNKEKREERRYSFDLQTFTLQMPAGRGKKLPPAYTKIGFYPVAVLPGQFTNHYREYSSQALKTMPLTTIMSAPVIADQLGSDGGSSDSEDETCDTQRAVLDDNGKEEKGGDGPRCKVCNGTKNRNKGGKPEPLIICGSCKSASHPTCIDLTLVMVPKIESYNWQCMDCKTCVTCNDPDDEDKMIFCDMCDRGYHIYCVGLRRVPNGRWHCKECAMCSSCGSKTPAGNEHLKNAEWQHEFKKDKDNKQLRYATTLCVPCDKYWKRRQFCYVCLKVYRSIPEDGMVRCSNCPKYIHREVCSTMYENERFCINCFKMRNSTALNHSRIIAAAKKKMASGY, from the exons ATGAGAATAG GTGCAGCTGCCATGGATTCCTCAgagccacctccaccactgtcAGCAGAGGAAGAGTCTGCTGTTGCTCAGGATGAAATGAATGCAGATGAAACAGACTTAAATAAATTAGAAGAAACTGAAGCTGCTGTAATGTCTCTTCTTGCTTCTGAAGCTGATAATGATGAAGCCATTGAACAAAGTCAAGCTTTGCTTACTGTTAGTGAATCATATTCTGGTATAGGGGATTCTGATGAATTCCCTGTCAAAGAAGCATCATCAAGAACTTCACCACAAGACAGTGAATCAGGGATGGTTGATGCAGCATTTAATGAAGCTACTGTAAAACTGTCTGAGGGACTCTCATCTTTGGTATCTTACTCTTCATCCTCAGCTGAAGTTTCAGCCTCAGAAGATAATGGTCAAGATGATCCAGAAAACGATGCGGATGAAGCTGCACCTCGTGTTGAAGGTACTGTCCAGTTTGTTGAAGCAGCAGAGTCAGGATCTGAGAAGCTGGCAGAGGAGGTCCAGCAGGAAAGTTCTTTGGTATCCCCAGGGGAAGTGTTGGCTGCAGCAGCAGATGCCCTTGCTAGTGCAGCAGACATTGAGCAGGTACATGTGGAGGAAGCAGAAGCTGTTGATAATATGGCAGCAGCACTTGTCAAGGCTAGTTCAAGTATGGCTCTGAACACAGACCTGGCCACCATGGATGTGGAGGAACCAGCCATTACGGAGGTGATGAACAGTGATCAAGAAGAAAAGACTGATGTCCAGACTCCAGTCTTTGCAGAGGAAGGCAATGTTACACAAGCCCATCCTGCACAGGAAAGAGAGGCTAGTACTGAAGAGTGTGTTCAAGAATCTAAAG ATGAAGTGGAAAGTTTGCAAAACCTGGCAAAGGAAACTGTCCAAGAAGAATTAGTGACTGCCTTTGATGAGGAGACCCAAGCTgcagagaagaaggatgaagtgGATTTCAAGAAGGGTAGCCTTGAGACAGAAAATGCACCTGAATTTGTTAAAGAGTCAAAGATACAAAAATCTCCCCAAGACACAGAACATGAAAGCTTTGCAGATCCTGGACAAGCTTCTGTTCCTAAAGAAAGTGCTGATATTGATACTGAAGTGCAGATGAAAAAGGATGCCGTGGAGAATCCACCAGCTGAATATACTCCCTCTGTCATAGATTCCACACAGACTGCTAAATTATCACCTGAAAATCTTGATATGAATCCTACTGAAAAGGAGCTGGTGTCTCATGAAAAAGATGTGAATAaggggaaaggaataaagagatcACTTGAAGAAGATACAGAAGAGCCTGTGGAAAGCCATGAAatgcaggaagagaaaagattacGAAAGAGTGAGCAGGCAATGAGTCCCTCTCCACAGAcacaggtggagagggaggagcaagaggaggaacaagacacactacaggaagaagaagcagagccAATGGAAACAGAGGCACCTCAGGAATTGGAACCAGAAAGCAGCaccaaaacacaggcatttgaTCTTTCAGTTATTGCAAAAGCTGATGATGGTAGccgagaaggtgaaggagaagaggtgggagaagatgaaggtgagaaaaaagataatgatattcaagagaaggacaaggatgatggtaaagaagatgaagagtcATCAACTCCatcaagaaagaggaagaagaaaaagagatccTACGAAAGACCAAGAGGAGAAGGGGGCAAATTCATGAAGGAGAAACCAG ACCCTTCAATGCTAGATGAGGAGACACGAATGGACTACAATCTGCCACAAGATGAGGACTCGCAGGGCTCGGCTTCCAGGAGAGAAGTACGCAGGTTCCGGTGTGAAGTCATCGTCCCAGAGAG CACGGAGGTGTTCACTGCAGAGAAGGTGGTTGAGTATGTGTGGCCACTGGAGGGTGTTGGGGAACACTACTTCATTCAGGAACAGATTTCACAGTACCTGGGCATCATGTCTTTTAAGCGACGGTACCCTGATCTGCGCCGTCGGCCCATTGACATGCAGGAAAGGGACTACCTTAAGGAAAAAGGCCTGGTGTCTGACATGGCATGTGACTTAG gACTGACAGCAGTAAGAAGTGAGGATGTTCTGGATGTCATGTTTAATGATTTTCCTGCAAAGTTTGAGGAACTTCAGCGTCTTTTGCGAGAACGTAAGGAGAacgaaatgagggagagaggaaaag TGAACTACTCCATGGCCAACATTGACAAGTCCAAGATGCAGGAGTATGGGAGAAaagctgctgctgatgctgctcgCTGGAATGCCAATTTcaacaaggagaaaagagaagaacggAG ATACAGCTTTGATCTTCAGACATTCACACTGCAGATGCCAGCAGGCCGAGGAAAGAAGCTTCCTCCAGCATACACCAAGATTGGCTTTTATCCGGTTGCTGTCCTCCCGGGCCAGTTCACCAACCACTATAGAGA gTATTCCTCCCAGGCCCTGAAGACCATGCCCCTGACTACCATCATGTCAGCCCCAGTTATTGCAGATCAGCTGGGCTCTGATGGTGGCAGCTCAGACTCAGAGGATGAAACCTGTGATACTCAGAG GGCCGTGCTGGATGAtaatgggaaggaggagaagggaggcgATGGACCACGCTGCAAGGTTTGCAATGGCACCAAGAACCGCAACAAGGGTGGCAAGCCTGAGCCTCTCATCATTTGTGGCAGCTGCAAATCAGCAA GTCATCCGACCTGCATTGACCTGACTCTGGTGATGGTGCCCAAGATTGAGTCATACAACTGGCAGTGCATGGACTGTAAGACTTGTGTTACTTGCAATGATCCAGATGATGAAGACAAGATGATCTTCTGTGACATGTGTGACCGAGG GTACCATATTTATTGTGTAGGGCTGAGGCGGGTTCCTAATGGCCGCTGGCACTGCAAGGAGTGTGCCATGTGTTCATCATGTGGTTCCAAGACACCTGCTGGCAATGAGCATCTCAAGAATGCAGAGTGGCAGCATGAG TTCAAGAAGGACAAGGACAACAAGCAGCTGAGGTACGCCACAACATTGTGTGTTCCCTGCGACAAGTACTGGAAGAGGCGGCAGTTCTGCTACGTGTGCCTCAAAGTGTACAGAAGCATTCCGGAGGATGGGATGGTGCGCTGCTCCAACTGTCCCAAATATATACATAGAGAAG tctGTTCAACCATGTATGAAAATGAACGTTTTTGCATCAACTGC
- the LOC135114653 gene encoding titin homolog isoform X2, with amino-acid sequence MRIGAAAMDSSEPPPPLSAEEESAVAQDEMNADETDLNKLEETEAAVMSLLASEADNDEAIEQSQALLTVSESYSGIGDSDEFPVKEASSRTSPQDSESGMVDAAFNEATVKLSEGLSSLVSYSSSSAEVSASEDNGQDDPENDADEAAPRVEGTVQFVEAAESGSEKLAEEVQQESSLVSPGEVLAAAADALASAADIEQVHVEEAEAVDNMAAALVKASSSMALNTDLATMDVEEPAITEVMNSDQEEKTDVQTPVFAEEGNVTQAHPAQEREASTEECVQESKDEVESLQNLAKETVQEELVTAFDEETQAAEKKDEVDFKKGSLETENAPEFVKESKIQKSPQDTEHESFADPGQASVPKESADIDTEVQMKKDAVENPPAEYTPSVIDSTQTAKLSPENLDMNPTEKELVSHEKDVNKGKGIKRSLEEDTEEPVESHEMQEEKRLRKSEQAMSPSPQTQVEREEQEEEQDTLQEEEAEPMETEAPQELEPESSTKTQAFDLSVIAKADDGSREGEGEEVGEDEGEKKDNDIQEKDKDDGKEDEESSTPSRKRKKKKRSYERPRGEGGKFMKEKPDEETRMDYNLPQDEDSQGSASRREVRRFRCEVIVPESTEVFTAEKVVEYVWPLEGVGEHYFIQEQISQYLGIMSFKRRYPDLRRRPIDMQERDYLKEKGLVSDMACDLGLTAVRSEDVLDVMFNDFPAKFEELQRLLRERKENEMRERGKVNYSMANIDKSKMQEYGRKAAADAARWNANFNKEKREERRYSFDLQTFTLQMPAGRGKKLPPAYTKIGFYPVAVLPGQFTNHYREYSSQALKTMPLTTIMSAPVIADQLGSDGGSSDSEDETCDTQRAVLDDNGKEEKGGDGPRCKVCNGTKNRNKGGKPEPLIICGSCKSASHPTCIDLTLVMVPKIESYNWQCMDCKTCVTCNDPDDEDKMIFCDMCDRGYHIYCVGLRRVPNGRWHCKECAMCSSCGSKTPAGNEHLKNAEWQHEFKKDKDNKQLRYATTLCVPCDKYWKRRQFCYVCLKVYRSIPEDGMVRCSNCPKYIHREVCSTMYENERFCINCFKMRNSTALNHSRIIAAAKKKMASGY; translated from the exons ATGAGAATAG GTGCAGCTGCCATGGATTCCTCAgagccacctccaccactgtcAGCAGAGGAAGAGTCTGCTGTTGCTCAGGATGAAATGAATGCAGATGAAACAGACTTAAATAAATTAGAAGAAACTGAAGCTGCTGTAATGTCTCTTCTTGCTTCTGAAGCTGATAATGATGAAGCCATTGAACAAAGTCAAGCTTTGCTTACTGTTAGTGAATCATATTCTGGTATAGGGGATTCTGATGAATTCCCTGTCAAAGAAGCATCATCAAGAACTTCACCACAAGACAGTGAATCAGGGATGGTTGATGCAGCATTTAATGAAGCTACTGTAAAACTGTCTGAGGGACTCTCATCTTTGGTATCTTACTCTTCATCCTCAGCTGAAGTTTCAGCCTCAGAAGATAATGGTCAAGATGATCCAGAAAACGATGCGGATGAAGCTGCACCTCGTGTTGAAGGTACTGTCCAGTTTGTTGAAGCAGCAGAGTCAGGATCTGAGAAGCTGGCAGAGGAGGTCCAGCAGGAAAGTTCTTTGGTATCCCCAGGGGAAGTGTTGGCTGCAGCAGCAGATGCCCTTGCTAGTGCAGCAGACATTGAGCAGGTACATGTGGAGGAAGCAGAAGCTGTTGATAATATGGCAGCAGCACTTGTCAAGGCTAGTTCAAGTATGGCTCTGAACACAGACCTGGCCACCATGGATGTGGAGGAACCAGCCATTACGGAGGTGATGAACAGTGATCAAGAAGAAAAGACTGATGTCCAGACTCCAGTCTTTGCAGAGGAAGGCAATGTTACACAAGCCCATCCTGCACAGGAAAGAGAGGCTAGTACTGAAGAGTGTGTTCAAGAATCTAAAG ATGAAGTGGAAAGTTTGCAAAACCTGGCAAAGGAAACTGTCCAAGAAGAATTAGTGACTGCCTTTGATGAGGAGACCCAAGCTgcagagaagaaggatgaagtgGATTTCAAGAAGGGTAGCCTTGAGACAGAAAATGCACCTGAATTTGTTAAAGAGTCAAAGATACAAAAATCTCCCCAAGACACAGAACATGAAAGCTTTGCAGATCCTGGACAAGCTTCTGTTCCTAAAGAAAGTGCTGATATTGATACTGAAGTGCAGATGAAAAAGGATGCCGTGGAGAATCCACCAGCTGAATATACTCCCTCTGTCATAGATTCCACACAGACTGCTAAATTATCACCTGAAAATCTTGATATGAATCCTACTGAAAAGGAGCTGGTGTCTCATGAAAAAGATGTGAATAaggggaaaggaataaagagatcACTTGAAGAAGATACAGAAGAGCCTGTGGAAAGCCATGAAatgcaggaagagaaaagattacGAAAGAGTGAGCAGGCAATGAGTCCCTCTCCACAGAcacaggtggagagggaggagcaagaggaggaacaagacacactacaggaagaagaagcagagccAATGGAAACAGAGGCACCTCAGGAATTGGAACCAGAAAGCAGCaccaaaacacaggcatttgaTCTTTCAGTTATTGCAAAAGCTGATGATGGTAGccgagaaggtgaaggagaagaggtgggagaagatgaaggtgagaaaaaagataatgatattcaagagaaggacaaggatgatggtaaagaagatgaagagtcATCAACTCCatcaagaaagaggaagaagaaaaagagatccTACGAAAGACCAAGAGGAGAAGGGGGCAAATTCATGAAGGAGAAACCAG ATGAGGAGACACGAATGGACTACAATCTGCCACAAGATGAGGACTCGCAGGGCTCGGCTTCCAGGAGAGAAGTACGCAGGTTCCGGTGTGAAGTCATCGTCCCAGAGAG CACGGAGGTGTTCACTGCAGAGAAGGTGGTTGAGTATGTGTGGCCACTGGAGGGTGTTGGGGAACACTACTTCATTCAGGAACAGATTTCACAGTACCTGGGCATCATGTCTTTTAAGCGACGGTACCCTGATCTGCGCCGTCGGCCCATTGACATGCAGGAAAGGGACTACCTTAAGGAAAAAGGCCTGGTGTCTGACATGGCATGTGACTTAG gACTGACAGCAGTAAGAAGTGAGGATGTTCTGGATGTCATGTTTAATGATTTTCCTGCAAAGTTTGAGGAACTTCAGCGTCTTTTGCGAGAACGTAAGGAGAacgaaatgagggagagaggaaaag TGAACTACTCCATGGCCAACATTGACAAGTCCAAGATGCAGGAGTATGGGAGAAaagctgctgctgatgctgctcgCTGGAATGCCAATTTcaacaaggagaaaagagaagaacggAG ATACAGCTTTGATCTTCAGACATTCACACTGCAGATGCCAGCAGGCCGAGGAAAGAAGCTTCCTCCAGCATACACCAAGATTGGCTTTTATCCGGTTGCTGTCCTCCCGGGCCAGTTCACCAACCACTATAGAGA gTATTCCTCCCAGGCCCTGAAGACCATGCCCCTGACTACCATCATGTCAGCCCCAGTTATTGCAGATCAGCTGGGCTCTGATGGTGGCAGCTCAGACTCAGAGGATGAAACCTGTGATACTCAGAG GGCCGTGCTGGATGAtaatgggaaggaggagaagggaggcgATGGACCACGCTGCAAGGTTTGCAATGGCACCAAGAACCGCAACAAGGGTGGCAAGCCTGAGCCTCTCATCATTTGTGGCAGCTGCAAATCAGCAA GTCATCCGACCTGCATTGACCTGACTCTGGTGATGGTGCCCAAGATTGAGTCATACAACTGGCAGTGCATGGACTGTAAGACTTGTGTTACTTGCAATGATCCAGATGATGAAGACAAGATGATCTTCTGTGACATGTGTGACCGAGG GTACCATATTTATTGTGTAGGGCTGAGGCGGGTTCCTAATGGCCGCTGGCACTGCAAGGAGTGTGCCATGTGTTCATCATGTGGTTCCAAGACACCTGCTGGCAATGAGCATCTCAAGAATGCAGAGTGGCAGCATGAG TTCAAGAAGGACAAGGACAACAAGCAGCTGAGGTACGCCACAACATTGTGTGTTCCCTGCGACAAGTACTGGAAGAGGCGGCAGTTCTGCTACGTGTGCCTCAAAGTGTACAGAAGCATTCCGGAGGATGGGATGGTGCGCTGCTCCAACTGTCCCAAATATATACATAGAGAAG tctGTTCAACCATGTATGAAAATGAACGTTTTTGCATCAACTGC